Proteins found in one Fusarium oxysporum Fo47 chromosome V, complete sequence genomic segment:
- a CDS encoding acyl-CoA N-acyltransferase: MDIRLLTNADLPLIQHANLENLPENYFLKYYLYHALSWPQLSYVAVDVSRPKKDPYEYPKIVGYVLAKMEEEPSDGIPHGHITSLSVMRTHRRLGIAEKLMRQSQLAMVETFQAKYVSLHVRVSNAAARHLYENTLGFTNEKTESKYYADGEDAFCMRLDLGGIKKQVDEALAEEEEEEAEDEGEAVGEVGRDPEAGKDKDKKKKMKVAVGRSLGVGSLVEKDDSKH, translated from the exons ATGGATATCCGCCTCCTCACAAACGCAGACTTGCCCCTCATTCAGCACGCAAACCTCGAGAACCTCCCCGAGAACTACTTCCTCAAGTACTACCTCTACCATGCCCTCTCATGGCCCCAACTGAGCTACGTCGCCGTTGATGTCTCGCGACCCAAGAAGGATCCCTACGAGTACCCCAAGATCGTCGGATATGTCCttgccaagatggaggaggagcctTCAGATGGCATTCCGCATGGCCACATTACGAGTCTGAGCGTGATGCGAACACACCGAAGACTGGGTATTGCTGAGAAGTTGATGCGCCAAAGTC AACTGGCTATGGTCGAGACATTCCAGGCAAAATACGTCTCCCTCCACGTCCGTGTATCCAACGCCGCAGCCCGCCACCTCTACGAAAACACCCTCGGCTTCACCAACGAGAAGACCGAATCCAAATACTACGCCGACGGTGAAGACGCCTTCTGCATGCGTCTAGACCTTGGAGGCATCAAGAAACAAGTCGACGAGGCCCttgcagaggaagaagaagaagaagccgaggaCGAGGGCGAAGCCGTGGGTGAGGTTGGCCGTGATCCTGAAGCaggcaaggacaaggacaagaagaagaagatgaaggttgCTGTGGGGAGGAGCCTGGGCGTTGGTTCGTTGGTGGAAAAGGATGACTCGAAGCATtaa